aaaatttgcgacaatcgccatcgtatcgtcatcgagaaattttttattaaatttgtgagcttttaactttaataacagGAACATAAATTGAgtgaattaacatttaatcgCCAGTTTATAGATATTTGTCGATTACTATGCATGTTACTTTTTCAACTACTAATACCTTATGTGTATagtattactagctgtcgcccgcgactcggtccgtgcggcattgaaaaaaaactttataaatagcctatgtgttctatcagactatgttctacatttatgccaaatttcatcaagattcgttcagccgttctggagatacattcaaacaaacatacatccatctaaacattcgcatttataataatagtaagctATGCACGATGatgattttaaaacagtttttttttaatataaatatagtcgagtataattaataacaacaaaaacatgTGTTAAAAATCGTAACAAATTAATCAACACGTACAGacgcaacataaaaaaaattataaatttttaaatacataaaattgccgaatttaattagtaaaaaatccttattttattttaaaactagctgttaccGTGACTTCGTacacgcggaatttaaaaaaacttaattattagcttatgtgttcttccagactatgctctacatctttaccaaatttaatagagatccatgcagccgttctgtagataccttctaacaaacatctattcttctaaatattagcatttataacattgataacatttttataacatacaaaacatCTCAGGGTTTTGAAAtctttggaaaaaataataaaaagtttgaatttttctacgtctataaaaaaaaacttgagaggtgtcaagggacacccggatggaacgaagttcctttcgattaattagtgaaggaaccaatgtttattctatgaataaaaaacttaagtcttcacaagaagtacattttatttctatgaattttcgttatatattgtcacgtcgttgccatggtgaagtagcgctcattcgtctatagcaaaaagtgtcgtgacaacttttcgtaagatttttttccgtctagccccctttcacaacgcgcgataaggaacttcgttccaataacgATACAAGACAAGGAGGGCACTTGTAAAAGCTCATTAAAACGATGTTTCATATGTATatgggccaaagtaacaaattaatgatttttacttttttttactttgtgaaactttgagagcctctcctgaaaagttgtcgATTTGCACATTTGCCCTTATTCGGAGGACTCGtaccaaaagaaaaaaattatattatagatTGATGATTCTATTCATCCAttagctagtaaataataattagtacaCATCGGAACAATACTTTGATAATGGTCGGACAGCTTTCGATTGAAATCCATTCTAACAATAATCAAGtagttgtaattaatttatacgttATCCTTGGTAATGTACGTACTTCATTGACAAGACGAGGTCAAGTCATCACGTTTGGGAGCCGAAAAAAACTATAGCAACTAATTACTAGACCATGCATCTTATAACTCTGATATAATCGTTCATTATCAACGATATGAAACTATGACGTCAACATTCGTGAGATGTTCAGGATTAGCTTCAGTTTTGGTATATATTGGGTCAATTCGTCTTGCAGTATCACAGTTTTGTGTTAGCTTCACATTTGGCAGTACCTCTCCAGCTTCAACGAAtttatcaaaatgaaattggTAACAAATTGTActattctattataaaattgaattaacttTAGTTTGattgaagaaaattttattcccAAAGTATTTTACCTTCGAGAACTTACTGATTATTAACCATTACAGCGCTTTCATAATTTTCTAGATTCATTGTTGATGTAATAAattcgaatatttttataaaatttaactaagaTTAACCAATATCATATCATCTTACAGTTATTCTATCTTGTAACATTATCTTAGTTTCAAACGAAGTGACAGGTCAGAATTATTTccaactaaaatataaaataacactatGAAATCCGAATATTTAGAACTCTTTTTAAGTCTCATAATTTGTAAATCTTATCCCTTATCGAGgtacgttttaaaattattattcttctGTTCTTAGTTCATTGTTGCCGCTTTGGTCGCTGTGTGCTCCGCTGGTCGACTCGAACACCTCGAGCGCTCCTATTTGCCTCCTGACAGCAGCAACAGTGTAGGATTCGGTGCTAATGGTCGTTCACAAAACGGCTTCGGTTCCAATGGACAGGGTATCCACGGTTTTGGATCCCAAGGTTCATCGGGCGACTCCTTCGGCTCTGGTTCTAACGGCGGTTCACACGGCGCCTTCGGTTCGAACGGAGGTTCCGATGCTGGCTTCCGCTCAATCGGCAATGGCTTGGGTTCATCGAATGGAAATGGATTTGGTGCTGCCACATCAAACCAGTACTTGCCACCTAATTATAGCTCAGCTGGATCTAATGGCTTTGCTAGAAGCGGATCTTCTTCTTTCAGaggtataaatgtttaataacgtatttttttcactttagtagtttatttagtagtttagtaacaatttctttactatttcTATCTTTACAGCCCCGAACACTCAGTACGGTACCACATCCTTTGGCAACAACAATGGATTCGGCGGACAAGGCGGCTCTCAGTACTCGCAGAACGCGGGTCAGCATGCGCAGGGCCGTACTCAACCCGGCGCCGGTCTCAGCAACCAGTACCTGGCGCCTGCACGCTCCAACTCCTTCCAGAACATTCCCCAGCAGAGCTTCGACGAGCAATCCGGCTACCACTACTAAAGATCACTACTTTGAAACCTCTTAGATAATGTGATTGTGTTATGTGTAtgtgaaatatattaatactcaataataatcatatgttttttatttttatgaaaaaagagATTGGGAGAGAGCGgtagttaaaattttttgatttgttttaagcTAAAAAAgcgacaaaatattttttttcttattatagtctaattaatgaaaatatttttaaaatcattaaattagtACCTACTTTTAACGACGTAGTGTTTGGAGGATGAACTAGTATGCAGTTTATTAAATTGGTTTGAAAATGGATCACACAGTACGTGAGTAATGGTCTTCGTTAAATCGAAGCCAAGGTTACTGCGAAATCCTAGTTTGTTACTCTTCAAAATGTTActctaatttaatatctcctacagtaagttattttttttattatacaatatctTATTAGATAGAAAATAGAACTAACCGTATTTTAAGATCTACGCTTTgcaaattatactttataaattgtttaatcgAATTACAATTTGAAGAGGATTTGGCTTGGTCCTCTTTTGGGTTCATGTGGTTCATTTTTAGTACAGTTTGGTTCAGTAGTCTTACtacaatttttcttatatcgtgtttttttataaaatcgttatatttaactagctgtcgcccgcgattctgaATCTGACTGACTTGACTGAATCAGTATACATTGATC
This DNA window, taken from Papilio machaon chromosome 16, ilPapMach1.1, whole genome shotgun sequence, encodes the following:
- the LOC106716687 gene encoding pupal cuticle protein 36; its protein translation is MKLFIVAALVAVCSAGRLEHLERSYLPPDSSNSVGFGANGRSQNGFGSNGQGIHGFGSQGSSGDSFGSGSNGGSHGAFGSNGGSDAGFRSIGNGLGSSNGNGFGAATSNQYLPPNYSSAGSNGFARSGSSSFRAPNTQYGTTSFGNNNGFGGQGGSQYSQNAGQHAQGRTQPGAGLSNQYLAPARSNSFQNIPQQSFDEQSGYHY